A genomic window from Solanum stenotomum isolate F172 chromosome 10, ASM1918654v1, whole genome shotgun sequence includes:
- the LOC125842298 gene encoding bZIP transcription factor 17-like → MANSHPPSLDDLDLDLDIDLTRDDIFPPADADADAATILNPKSLNVSKSSQIDPNPNGFDQSGSQLIETRVFKSSPELVQTRMDSVNSEGDEKRKLRRMRNRENSQIYRQRKKDYVEELEEKVRIMASTIQHLKLENAALKSQMGSTGVPSQMLLPPPPGMYPWMPYMVKQQVPLVPIPRLKPQGMAPAPKRSKKVENTETEMKTKKVASVTYLGLLFFMLLYGGLRSGYNERQHGRVFTVDGRINDHYRTPADGDKDKAKSTIQQWFLEGVAGPMLSSGMCTEVFQFAVSSSPGVIVPAAAVSNVSMEQKKNATHTNKRRNRRILDGLSVPVTGVSHDDISEEHEGRSGKKDDLAGNSSRSSMVVSVLVDPIEAGDGMIGQKSTSRIYVVVLIDSVKYVTYSCMLSFKGTVPLVL, encoded by the exons ATGGCGAATTCACATCCTCCATCGTTGGACGACCTCGACCTTGATCTAGACATCGACTTAACCAGGGATGACATCTTCCCACCTGCAGATGCAGATGCTGATGCTGCCACCATTCTCAACCCAAAATCCCTCAATGTTTCAAAATCGAGTCAGATTGACCCAAACCCAAATGGATTCGATCAATCCGGGAGTCAGCTGATTGAGACCCGGGTTTTCAAGTCCTCGCCGGAGTTGGTCCAAACCCGAATGGATTCGGTCAATAGTGAAGGAGATGAAAAGAGGAAATTAAGAAGGATGAGGAATAGGGAAAATTCTCAGATTTATAGGCAAAGAAAAAAGGATTACGTTGAGGAGTTAGAGGAAAAGGTGAGGATAATGGCTTCAACAATCCAACATTTAAAATTGGAGAATGCAGCTTTAAAGTCGCAGATGGGCAGCACTGGTGTGCCTTCGCAGATGCTGCTACCACCACCCCCTGGGATGTATCCTTGGATGCCTTATATGGTGAAGCAACAAGTGCCTTTGGTTCCCATTCCGAGGTTGAAACCACAAGGAATGGCTCCTGCACCCAAGAGGAGTAAGAAAGTAGAGAATACGGAGACCGAGATGAAAACCAAGAAGGTTGCAAGCGTTACTTACCTTGGCTTGTTGTTCTTCATGCTTCTATATGGTGGACTGAGAAGTGGGTACAATGAAAGGCAACATGGAAGGGTTTTCACCGTTGATGGCCGAATTAATGACCATTACCGCACTCCTGCTGATGGGGATAAAGATAAAGCAAAGTCAACTATTCAGCAATGGTTCCTCGAAGGCGTTGCTG GGCCTATGTTGAGCTCAGGCATGTGTACTGAAGTCTTCCAGTTTGCTGTGTCTTCATCTCCCGGAGTCATCGTTCCTGCTGCAGCTGTTAGTAATGTTTCTATGGAACAGAAGAAGAATGCTACACACACCAACAAGCGCAGAAATAGAAGGATCCTTGATGGTCTTTCTGTTCCTGTTACGGGAGTTTCTCACGACGACATATCTGAAGAACATGAGGGAAGAAGTGGAAAAAAAGATGACCTTGCTGGAAATAGTTCACGTTCTTCAATGGTAGTCTCTGTGCTAGTTGATCCAATAGAGGCAGGTGATGGAATGATTGGACAAAAGTCCACCTCTCGGATTTATGTTGTTGTATTGATAGATAGTGTGAAGTATGTAACCTATTCTTGCATGCTTTCTTTTAAAGGAACTGTTCCTCTAGTGTTGTAA